Proteins encoded together in one Impatiens glandulifera chromosome 1, dImpGla2.1, whole genome shotgun sequence window:
- the LOC124918790 gene encoding probable galacturonosyltransferase 9, with protein sequence MAVAARGGRSGGLRNFFSYRIFISAMFTLLFLATLSVLFTSHPPSDHDSVIPTTGNAYVQRTFLALQSDPLKTRLDLIYKQANDHIALVNAYGAYARKLKLEISRQLRMFEDLAKNFVDLPLKQNYRKSLLEPEGPVDEDVLRQFEKEVKDKMKTARLMILESKESYDNQLKIQKLKDTIFSVNELLVKAKKNGAFAHLIASKSTPKSLHCLSMKLMEERIAQPDKYKDDKPAAEFEDPTLYHYAIFSDNVIAVSVVVNSVIKNAVDPSKHVFHVVTDRMILAAMKVWFKRRPVEKGAHIEIKAVENFPFLNPSYVPVLRQVEHASKAENSSKDANTMKFTGPKYLSMLHHLRFYLPQMYPNLPRILFLEDDVVVQKDLTALWKIDMDGKVNGAVESCFGSFHRYKQYLNFSHPLIRQKFNPRACAWAFGVNMFDLDTWRSEKLTEQYHYWQNQNEDQTLWKSETLAAGLVTFYSTTKSLDKSWHVMGLGYNPSVSMDEITNAAVIHYNGNMKPWLDIALNQYKNLWTKYVDYEMEFVQMCNFGL encoded by the exons ATGGCGGTTGCAGCCCGCGGCGGCCGCAGCGGCGGTCTCCGCAACTTCTTCTCATACCGGATCTTCATCTCCGCCATGTTCACTCTCCTCTTCCTCGCTACTCTTTCAGTATTGTTTACCTCACACCCTCCTTCCGATCACGATtct gttataccCACAACTGGTAATGCGTATGTGCAGAGGACATTTTTAGCATTGCAGTCAGATCCTTTGAAGACTAGGTTAGATTTAATTTACAAACAAGCAAACGATCATATTGCCCTTGTGAATGCATACGGTGCCTATGCAAGGAAGCTCAAGCTTGAGATCTCAAGACAGCTTCGTATGTTTGAAGACTTGGCTAAGAACTTCGTGGATCTTCCTTTGAAGCAGAATTATCGCAAATCGTTGTTGGAACCGGAAGGGCCTGTGGATGAGGATGTTTTGCGACAGTTTGAGAAAGAGGTGAAGGATAAGATGAAAACTGCTAGGTTGATGATTCTTGAATCGAAAGAATCTTATGATAATCAGTTGAAGATCCAGAAGCTTAAAGACACCATATTTTCTGTTAATGAGTTATTAGTTAAGGCAAAGAAGAACGGTGCTTTTGCTCACTTAATTGCTTCCAAGTCGACCCCAAAAAGCTTACACTGTCTCTCTATGAAACTCATGGAAGAAAGAATTGCACAACCAGATAAGTACAAAGATGATAAACCGGCAGCTGAGTTTGAGGATCCTACTTTATACCATTATGCAATATTTTCCGATAATGTGATTGCAGTTTCTGTGGTGGTGAATTCAGTGATTAAGAATGCAGTTGATCCATCCAAACATGTATTCCATGTTGTCACAGATAGGATGATTCTTGCAGCAATGAAAGTCTGGTTTAAGAGAAGGCCTGTCGAAAAGGGTGCACATATTGAGATAAAAGCTGTTGAAAATTTCCCATTTTTGAACCCTAGTTATGTACCAGTATTACGACAGGTTGAACATGCCAGCAAGGCAGAAAACTCCTCTAAGGATGCAAATACAATGAAATTTACGGGTCCAAAGTATTTATCAATGTTGCATCACCTCCGGTTTTACTTGCCACAGATGTACCCAAATCTTCCCCGCATTCTGTTCTTGGAGGATGATGTCGTGGTTCAGAAGGATTTAACAGCATTGTGGAAGATCGATATGGATGGGAAGGTGAATGGTGCTGTGGAGTCTTGTTTTGGGTCCTTTCATCGATACAAGCAGTATTTGAATTTCTCCCACCCTCTTATTAGACAGAAGTTTAACCCGAGGGCTTGCGCATGGGCTTTCGGGGTGAACATGTTTGATCTCGATACTTGGAGGAGTGAAAAACTGACTGAACAATATCATTATTGGCAAAATCAG AATGAAGACCAGACTCTATGGAAATCAGAGACATTGGCAGCAGGTCTGGTTACATTCTactcaacaacaaaatcattGGACAAATCATGGCATGTAATGGGACTTGGGTATAATCCAAGTGTTAGCATGGACGAGATTACGAATGCAGCTGTAATCCACTACAATGGGAACATGAAACCGTGGCTAGACATTGCTCTGAACCAGTACAAGAATCTCTGGACCAAATACGTTGACTATGAAATGGAATTCGTGCAGATGTGCAATTTTGGTCTTTAG
- the LOC124930935 gene encoding U11/U12 small nuclear ribonucleoprotein 65 kDa protein-like, with the protein MEEGSSTATLLVRHLPEAIPFDTLSRLFSHYGASSVRPCTRGRVRNCAFVDFSNESLASQAHRQLNGLRFLGKVLSVEKASKSGENIKDQQEKVPKVNHLSPMINTPSARGHCQVPILPSFPASEPIADRLGVDYPFPPHLEYAYPPPDGNILTNIVNALIAVPRFYTQVLHLMNKMNIPAPFRMALPTPPLPPTEPAPLPPPPPLLPLELASKPPMADLSSDESEMEYSDEEIDDKSGSLKMKEGIVPRSKRKRETIVGPAFDKGVAHESVGLKSSVLVPKEMPIIKKKNLVLQIKIGSSKQTQYQQMEVDGNKEPSEHEKTNVDIQPYATPEILAKGRLPPEEILSLPMFKNYAAGNPAPVLYVKNLAKDVVADDFFYLFGSLFGSIDAAKSDLIIKLMQEGRMRGQAFVTFPSIELAHRALNLVNGYMLKNKSIIIQFGRSSTNTKSSESS; encoded by the exons ATGGAAGAGGGTTCATCAACTGCTACCCTCTTGGTTCGACACCTTCCGGAAGCTATTCCTTTTGACACACTTTCTCGCCTCTTTTCCCATTATGGCGCCTCTTCTGTTCGTCCTTGCACCCGTGGAAG AGTAAGGAATTGTGCTTTTGTTGATTTTAGTAATGAGTCCTTGGCATCTCAAGCTCATCGACAGCTAAATGG ATTGCGATTTCTTGGTAAGGTCTTATCAGTTGAAAAAGCTAGTAAATCAGGCGAGAATATTAAGGATCAACAGGAGAAAGTCCCAAAAGTGAATCACTTATCACCTATGATAAACACTCCTTCAGCTAGAGGTCATTGTCAAGTACCTATATTACCGTCCTTTCCAGCTAGTGAACCTATTGCTGATAGACTCGGAGTTGACTATCCTTTTCCTCCACACCTTGA GTATGCTTACCCACCTCCAGATGGGAATATACTTACAAACATTGTGAATGCTCTGATTGCTGTTCCCCGATTCTATACTCAG GTGCTACATTTGatgaataaaatgaatattcCTGCACCATTTCGTATGGCACTACCCACACCTCCCTTACCACCTACAGAACCAGCCCCCCTACCACCACCTCCACCATTGCTTCCATTAGAACTTGCTTCTAAGCCTCCCATGGCTGACTTATCCAGTGATGAGTCTGAGATGGAATATTCAGATGAG GAGATTGATGACAAGTCAGGTTCGTTAAAAATGAAGGAAGGGATAGTTCCTAGGTCAAAGCGTAAGAGAGAAACTATTGTAGGACCTGCCTTTGATAAAGGTGTGGCTCATGAATCTGTGGGACTGAAATCTTCTGTCTTGGTGCCAAAAGAGATGCCcattataaaaaagaagaacCTTGTGTTACAG ATAAAGATTGGGTCGTCCAAACAAACACAATATCAACAGATGGAAGTGGATGGTAATAAAGAACCATCTGAGCATGAAAAAACAAATGTGGATATCCAACCTTATGCTACTCCTGAAATACTTGCCAAAGGAAGGTTGCCTCCAGAGGAAATATTATCTCTTCCAATGTTTAAG AATTATGCGGCTGGAAATCCCGCTCCTGTGTTGTATGTGAAGAATCTGGCAAAAGACGTGGTTGCTGACGATTTCTTCTACTTATTCG GATCACTATTTGGCAGCATTGATGCAGCTAAATCCGacctaataattaaattaatgcaG GAGGGAAGAATGAGGGGACAAGCTTTTGTGACATTTCCTTCTATCGAACTTGCTCATCGTGCTTTA AATCTAGTGAATGGGTACATGTTAAAAAACAAGTCTATAATCATTCAGTTTGGAAGGAGCTCTACAAACACAAAATCTAGTGAATctagttaa